The sequence CCTTTCAAGTCGCGGGAAGGATCGATGAAGGTGAGGATGCGCTCCTTCTGGTAGGTCTTCAGCTTATAGTTCCAGACCACCGTGGAGAGCAGCGTGAAGCCCAGGACCCCCGCCACGACCCATCTCCAGCGGATTCCCCGCAGAAGGGGGAAGAGCAGGAGGATCGGCGAATAGGTCATCGCCACGCCCAGATCTGGCTGCTTGAGCACCAGGAACATGGGGAAGAACAACAGTCCCGCGGCCCCCACCAGATCCCAGTTCGTGAGGCCCTCCGGCGACTTGGTGCCCAGCCGGTGGGCCACGAAGAGCAGGACGATCCACTTCACGAATTCGGACGGTTGGAGGCTGATGCCGCCCCAGGTCAGCCAGCTCTTCGAACCGGAAACCGTATGCCCGATGACCAGCACCACGAGCAGGCCCAGAAGGCCCGTGATGTAGATGGACAAACTGCTTTGCGCCAGGCGCCGGTAGTCGAAGCGCGATAACAGCAGCATCGCCAGCAGGCCCAGTCCGTTCCAAACGCTCTGCCGGAGCCACAAAGCCTGGTGCGCTGTGCCCTTCCCGGCGGAGTAGAGGGTGAGCGTGCCGAGGGTGCTGAGGACCAGCACCAGGAACAGCAGGACCGGATCCAGGTTCCGGGTGGATTTGTTCAATGCGCCCGGCGTCATCGGCAGGTTCATCACCGGGCACCGTCCGCTTGGGGCTTGGGCGGGGCGGCCGGCTCCTGGTCCTGCTCGGCCTCATCGCTTTGGGGTTCTTCAAAAGCGTCCGGCAGTTTTCCGCCGGGAGGCGGCAGCGGTTTCTTCAAGCGGTCGAGGAACCAGTACTGGCACAATTTCCGGGCGATGGGCGCGGCGGCATCGGCGCCAAACCCAGCGTTCTCCACGACGACCGCCCAGGCGATCTGCGGATTCTCGCGCGGCGCGTAGCCGGCGAACAGCGCATTGTCCCGGAACTGCTTGGCCAGGGTCCGATAGTGCGCCTTGTCCACGAAGGTCGTGACCTGGCTGGTCCCGGTCTTGCCGCACATGGTGACGCCCGGAAGGGCTGATTTGTGGGCGGTGCCGCTGCGCACCACTTCATACAGGCCTTCATCCAGGACGGCCCAGACCTTCGGATCCAGCCCCGCGTCCCTCGGCTTCTGGGGAGGGATGATCTTCATCTGCCCCGATTCGTCGCGCTGGCCGTAGAGCAGGTGCGGCGTGAGCACCTTCCCCTTGGCGCCGAGCATCGCGTAGAAGCGCGCCA comes from Holophagaceae bacterium and encodes:
- the rodA gene encoding rod shape-determining protein RodA, which translates into the protein MNLPMTPGALNKSTRNLDPVLLFLVLVLSTLGTLTLYSAGKGTAHQALWLRQSVWNGLGLLAMLLLSRFDYRRLAQSSLSIYITGLLGLLVVLVIGHTVSGSKSWLTWGGISLQPSEFVKWIVLLFVAHRLGTKSPEGLTNWDLVGAAGLLFFPMFLVLKQPDLGVAMTYSPILLLFPLLRGIRWRWVVAGVLGFTLLSTVVWNYKLKTYQKERILTFIDPSRDLKGKGYQVNQSRIAIGAGGLWGKGFMSGSQTQLNFLPVKTTDFVFSVWAEERGFVGILIALALFGVLLHRILAIAGEATTAIGTYFCVGAAGIFGFHILINIGMVSGALPTTGIPLPFFTYGGSSTLAFFLALGIIMNIHHQAKSR